A stretch of the Corylus avellana chromosome ca6, CavTom2PMs-1.0 genome encodes the following:
- the LOC132184939 gene encoding nascent polypeptide-associated complex subunit beta-like: MQMNREKLMKMAGAVRTGGKGSVRRQKKAVHKTTTTDDKRLQSTLKRIGVNAIPAIEEVNIFKDDVVIQFINPKVQASIAANTWVVSGSPQTKKLQDILPGIINQLGPDNLDNLRKLAEQFQKQAPGAGAGAATAQDDDDDDVPELVAGETFEAAAEETKTT, encoded by the exons ATGCAGATGAATCGGGAGAAGCTTATGAAGATGGCCGGTGCGGTTCGCACCGGCGGAAAAGGAAGTGTGAGAAGGCAA AAGAAGGCCGTTCACAAGACAACTACCACAGATGACAAAAGGCTTCAGAGCACCCTTAAGAGAATAGGGGTGAATGCTATTCCAGCAATTGAGGAAGTTAACATATTTAAGGATGATGTAGTTATCCAGTTTATAAATCCCAAAG tTCAAGCCTCTATTGCTGCAAACACATGGGTTGTTAGTGGTTCTCCTCAAACAAAGA AATTGCAGGATATTCTCCCTGGCATTATCAACCAATTGG GGCCAGATAACTTGGACAACTTGAGGAAGTTGGCTGAGCAGTTCCAGAAGCAGGCACCTGGTGCAGGTGCTGGTGCAGCCACAGCACAagatgacgatgatgatgatgtccCAGAACTTGTGGCTGGAGAGACATTTGAAGCTGCTGCGGAGGAGACGAAAACTACTTAG
- the LOC132184551 gene encoding uncharacterized protein LOC132184551 → MAGGLSFLCNISGAPSPLLSSPTNNSLSLNAPSKRRWIKAEIQEIRVCTNRTCRRQGSLQTLETLSGLAPPNITVKSSGCLGRCGAGPNLVALPGNGVVGHCGTAARAAQVMVGLLLRGHDSDNTAAKTGLEMLALRKRAQNELDDGNFSQAELLLSQAIKLEPFGGIHILYKDRSRARLALGNYSGALEDATEALTFAPQYPEAYICQGDAFLVMDQFDSAEKSYLTSLQIDPSIRRSKSFKARIAKLEEKLAAANMP, encoded by the exons ATGGCGGGAGGCCTGAGCTTCCTCTGCAATATTTCCGGCGCCCCAAGCCCGTTACTCTCGTCACCgaccaacaattctctctcgCTCAATGCTCCTTCGAAACGCCGTTGGATCAAGGCAGAAATCCAAGAAATCAGGGTGTGCACGAACCGGACATGCCGCAGACAAGGCTCCCTTCAAACCCTGGAAACTCTCTCGGGTCTGGCTCCCCCAAACATCACCGTCAAGTCCTCTGGCTGCTTGGGCCGCTGCGGCGCTGGCCCAAACCTCGTGGCTCTACCCGGAAACGGCGTAGTCGGGCACTGTGGGACGGCGGCTCGAGCCGCCCAGGTCATGGTCGGATTATTGCTTCGTGGTCATGATTCGGACAACACCGCTGCCAAAACTGGCTTGGAAATGCTTGCACTAAGGAAGAGAGCACAGAATGAGTTGGACGATGGTAATTTCTCCCAGGCTGAGTTACTGCTCTCACAG GCTATAAAGTTAGAACCATTTGGTGGTATTCATATTCTGTACAAAGACAG ATCTAGGGCAAGGTTAGCATTGGGAAATTATTCTGGGGCTCTTGAAGATGCCACAGAAGCTTTGACATTTGCTCCTCAGTACCCTGAG GCTTATATCTGTCAAGGCGATGCTTTCTTGGTTATGGACCAATTTGATTCAGCTGAGAAGTCATATTTAACATCTTTGCAGATAGATCCTTCCATTCGTCGTTCCAAATCATTTAAG GCTCGGATTGCAAAGCTTGAGGAGAAACTTGCTGCGGCTAATATGCCTTGA
- the LOC132184288 gene encoding kinase-interacting family protein: MGLSKLEMTSGKKAGPYDSSSESQNQCSPTPRRSFSHSNGSSSTKPAWLVSTLADLDERMKILAIKSGDEDDNNGDTFGERAQSYYQKRPHLLALLQDLYNGYITLSDRYIQTLAKHQQYHHSRHSSQISAVDNDYYDQEDQTDNWDAGSSLSYQQPPTTFLVGDDVVADLVIKNVEYDILVHETTMMERRCSESSRKIGLQKSLLEVLESERLILLNDNAKLGYRVTALVEENKGLAAESMFMKRKASELARCVLKMREDHRVYMLNRKIEDLQGQIYGLEKRNKEYSEQLVRRDQGFEQEEKNGDDVALGGGGGGCFKMEKLGRRLKKGGGKKGGPGWLERMMTMDLFHCGLSPGCTS, from the exons ATGGGGCTGTCGAAGCTTGAGATGACAAGCGGGAAGAAAGCAGGGCCGTACGATTCTTCTTCTGAGAGTCAAAATCAATGCTCCCCAACCCCAAGAAGAAGCTTCAGTCACAGCAATGGCAGCAGCAGCACTAAGCCTGCCTGGCTCGTGTCCACCCTTGCTG ATTTGGACGAAAGGATGAAGATATTGGCAATAAAGTCAGGTGATGAAGACGACAACAATGGTGACACCTTCGGGGAACGTGCCCAATCTTACTATCAAAAACGACCTCACTTGCTGGCCCTTCTCCAAGACCTCTACAATGGCTACATCACCTTATCCGACCGTTACATTCAGACATTGGCCAAACATCAACAATATCATCACAGCAGACACTCTTCCCAAATCTCAGCCGTCGATAATGATTACTATGATCAGGAAGACCAGACTGATAATTGGGACGCCGGCAGCTCCCTGTCTTACCAACAACCTCCAACAACGTTTCTGGTTGGGGATGATGTGGTCGCCGACCTTGTGATAAAGAACGTGGAGTACGATATACTGGTGCATGAAACAACCATGATGGAGCGGCGGTGCAGCGAATCATCGAGAAAGATAGGGCTGCAGAAGAGCTTGCTGGAGGTGCTGGAGTCCGAGAGGCTGATTCTGTTAAACGACAACGCAAAGCTGGGGTACAGGGTGACGGCGTTGGTGGAAGAGAACAAAGGGCTGGCGGCGGAGTCGATGTTCATGAAGAGGAAGGCGAGTGAGCTGGCAAGATGTGTGCTGAAGATGAGGGAGGATCATAGGGTGTACATGCTCAACCGTAAGATTGAGGATCTTCAGGGGCAGATATATGGGTTGGAGAAGAGGAACAAGGAGTACTCTGAGCAGCTTGTGAGGAGAGACCAAGGTTTTGAACAGGAGGAGAAGAATGGTGATGACGTGGCcttgggtggtggtggtggtggttgcttTAAAATGGAGAAGCTTGGTCGGAGGTTGAAGAAGGGTGGTGGGAAGAAGGGGGGGCCTGGATGGTTGGAGAGGATGATGACCATGGATTTGTTTCATTGTGGGCTTAGCCCAGGTTGCACTTCATGA